GGGCCGAGCGCGTCGGCGCGGCTGCTGCTGGCGTTCGACGCGCCGGCCCAGCGACCTGCCTCACCGCTGATGTAGCTGTCCCCCACCGTCACGACCCACGGGGCCCCTCCACCGGGCCCATCTGCTGCGGCCGGAGCCGCTGCCACCAGCCCCCCTGCGGCGGTGGCGCCCATCGTGCAGCACAGGACGGTGATCAGCTGGAGCCTCGAACCGAGCATGGGAACCCCCGGGCGACGGTGACCGGACAGCCGTCACTCTGGCACGGGGAGCCGGCCAAGTTACCCATCGGTAGGCAAAGGATTCGTTCGCATCAAGCCAAGTCGCCGCGACGGGCAGTGCGCTCGTCGGCCCGTCGGTGCCTGCCGACACAATGTGCGCGTGCCTGCCGACGACGCCGTGACCTGCTTGCGGCAGGCCGGTGCCCAGCGCGGCGCGCTGGTCGCCCTCGTGGTGCATCCGGACGTCGGTGCCGCGCTGGCGTTCGGCGACCGGTCGTGGTCCTGGCCGCGCGAGGACACCGCACCGCAGGCGCTGGCGCAGCGGGTCGAGGACGAGCTCCGCCCCCGCTGGGTGTGGTGGTCCGCGGCCGCGTCACTGGGCCGGCTGCGGACGTCGGGGCTCCACCTGGCGACCTGCTGGGACCTAGCGGTGGCGCACCGGATGCTGGCCGGCGGTCAGCGGGACGGGCCGCCGGACATCTGGTCCCTGGTGCACGACCTCGATCCCGACTCAGCGCCGCGGACCGGCCAGCTCGACCTGCTGGGCACGGCCGCCGAGCCGTCACCCGCGGGCCGGGCCGGCCCCGAGTCCTCCGCCGGCCCCGAGTCCCCCGTCGACTCCAGCGGGCACCTGCGGGCCGAGTGGGTGGACGGTGGGTGGGGCCGCACCGAAGCACGGTTGCGCGCTTGGGCCCTGCTGGTCCTGCGCGTGCAGACGCTCCAGGCCGGCCGGCTCGCCGAGCGGGGCCGTCACCCCACGGTCTCCGGCGAACCCGAACGCGCCGTTCACGCGGAGTCGGCCGCCGCGATGCTGTGCGTCGAGCTGGAGCGCGACGGCCTGCCGATCGACGTCCCGCAGGCCGAGCAGCTGATCGACGAGGCGGTCGGGCCGCGTCCGGCCGACGCCCACCAGGCGGCAGCGCTGCGGCGGGCCCGGGACCTGGAGGTCATGCGGCACGCGCCGCAGTCGGACGGGGTGAGCGTCGACCTGCGCAACCCCGCCCAGGTGCGCGGGCTGCTCGCCGGGATCGGCATCGACGTGCCCGACACCCGGTCGTGGCGGCTCGAGCCCTGGCGGGAGCAGCACCCGCTGGTGGAGGCGCTGCTGGCCTGGCGCAAGGCCGACCGGATCGGCACGACCTACGGCTACACCTGGCTCGACCGGTTCGTCGGGCCTGACGCGCGGCTGCGCGGTCCCTGGCAGGCCAGCGACGGCGCGGCGGGGCGGATGACCGCGGGCGCAGGGCTGCACAACCTGCCCGCCGAGCTGCGCCCAGCGGTCGCAGCACCCGCCGGGCACGTGCTGGTCCGCGCCGACCTGGGCCAGATCGAGCCGCGGGTCCTGGCCGCCATCTCCGGCGATCCCGCGCTGACCAGCGCCACCCTCGAGGACGATCTCTACCTGCCGGTGGCGCAGCGGTTGCGGGTCGAGCGACCCATCGCCAAGGTGGCCGTGCTGGCCGCGATGTACGGCCAGACCAGCGGCACGGCAGGCGAGGCGCTGAAGGGCCTCGACCGGGCCTACCCGGTCGCGATGCAGTACCTGCGCCGGGCCAGCGACGAGGGCCGGGCCGGTCGTCCCGTCTTCACCCACGGTGGCCGGCGGGTGCCCATGTGGGGCCAGCTTGAGGGGCTGGCACCGGACGCCCAGAGCTCGCTCGCCGCAGCCCGGGGCCGGTTCGCCCGCAACGCCGTGGTGCAGGGCTCGGCCGCCGAGCTGTTCAAGGCCTGGGCCGTGACCGTGCGCGCCCAGGCGCGGGCACTCAACGCCCGCGTGGTGCTCTGCCTGCACGACGAGCTGCTGGTCGAGTGCCCGACCGAGCGCGCCGACGAGGCCGTCGCCCTGCTGCACCGCACCCTCGACGTCGTCGGGGCGGCCTGGGCCCCACGGTCCGCGGTCCGGTTCGTCGCGGACGTGCGGGTCGTCCACCGCTGGTCCGAGGCCAAGGAGTGACACGATCGACCCCATGAGCAACCCCGTCCACACCGCCTTCGTCCTGGGCGGGGGCGGAGTCCTGGGCGCCAGCGAGGTCGGCATGCTGCAGGCCCTGCACGAGCACGGCATCCGAGCCGATCTGGTGGTCGGGACCAGCATCGGCGCGATCAACGGTGCCCTGCACGCGGCGCACCCGCAGGACAGCGCGACCCTGGCCCGGCTCTGGCAGTCGATGGCCGGCTCAGCGGTGTTCGGCCGCGGCGCCGCGCAGCGCATCCGGCACGTCGCCCGCACCCAGATCGCCCTGCATGGGAACGAGGCGCTGCGCGCCCTGCTCGACTCGCAGCTGCGCGGCCGGACGTTCGCCGACCTGGCGATCCCCTTCGAGTGCTGTGCCGCCTCGATCGAGCGGGCCGCCGAGCACTGGTTCGACGAGGGCCCGCTGGTCGACGCCATCCTCGCCTCCAGCGCGGTACCCGGCCTGTTCCCCCCGGTGCAGATCGGCGGCGAGCACTTCCTGGACGGCGGGTTGGTCAACTCCATCCCGATCGGCCGGGCCATCCAGCGGGGCGCCCAGCAGGTCTTCGTCCTGCAGGTGGGCCGGGTCGAGCGACCACTGTCACCACCCACCCGGCCGTGGGACGTCGCCACCGTGTCCTTCGAGATCGCCCGTCGGCACCGGTTCGCTCGCGACCTGGCCGAGGTCCCGGACGGGGTGAACGTGCACGTGCTGCCCAGCGGTGACGCGGAGACCCCGCTGGCCTCGGTGCGCTACCGCAGCACCGCAGCCGTCCCCCGACGGATCGAGCAGGCCCGTCAGGCCACCGCCGACTTCCTGGCCGCCCTCGCGGACGAGCCGAGGGACTGACGTGCTGCCACCGAAGATCGTGCGGCGCCTGGTGCTGGCCCCGGCCATGGTGCTGCTCGCCCTCGTCGCGGTCACCGCCGCACCCGTGTGGCTCATCCTGCTCACCGCGGTGTCCCCGCTGGTGCCCTGGGGGCGTTGGCGCCTGCTGCGCGTCGGCTGGCTCGTCCTGCTGCACCTGCTGCTCGAGGCCGGCATCCTGCTCGCGCTGTTCGTGCTGTGGGTGCTCAGCGGCTTCGGCTGGTGGATGCGGCGGCCGGCGTTCGAGCGCACCCACTACGACATCGTGCAGTTCTACCTGAACGTCCTGTTCCGCGAGGCCCGACGCGTGCTCGGCGTCCACGTCGAGGTCGAGGGACCGGCGCCCTCGTCCTACGAGGGCCGTCCACTCCTGGTGTTCTGCCGGCACGCCGGCCCCGGCGACTCCTTCCTGCTGATCCACGCACTGGTCAACTGGTACGACCGCGAGCCGCGCATCGTGCTCAAGGACACGCTCCAGTGGGACCCGGCGATCGACGTCCTGCTCGGCCGGCTGCCGACCCGCTTCATCCGGCCCAAGCGAGGCGACGGCGACGCCCTGGTCCGCCAGATCGGCGACCTGGCCACCGGGCTGGACCACGACGACGCGTTCGTCATCTTCCCCGAAGGTGGCAACTTCACCCGGCGCCGTCAGGCCCGCGCGATCGCCCGGCTCCGCGAGAAGGGCCTCATCGACGCGGCCGAGCGGGCCCAGCGGCTGCGGCACGTGCTCCCCCCGCACCCCGGCGGAGTCAGCGCGGCGCTACGCGCCGCCCCGGACGCGGACGTGGTCTGGGTCGCGCACACCGGCACGGACCACCTGATGTCGGTCGCCGACGTCTGGCGGGCCCTGCCGCTGGACCAGACGATCCGGATGCGCTGGTGGCAGGTCCCCGCGGACGAGGTCCCCGAGTCGGACGCCGACCGGCTGGTGTGGCTGCAGGACTGGTGGGTCCGGATCGACGACTGGATCGACGAGCACCGGACGGTCCCCGTTCCCGAGGCCTGAGCCGACGCCGCCCGCGGTTCGCCTCGCGGTGGCGGGCCAGGTGCGCCATCATCGTGGCCGCCTCGTGACACGCCTGGTGGAGGCACACGGAGACGGAAGGGCGAACATGACCTCGCAAGGACTGTCCGGCCAGGCCAGTGACACCGCACGGCGGGCCGCCAACAGCAAGTGGCTCGAGCGCACGGCCCGGATCGGGTTCGTGGTCAGCGGGCTGCTGCACCTGCTCATCGCCTGGATCGCGCTGCAGATCGCCTGGACCAACGCCAAGGCCCGGGCCGACCAGTCCGGCGCGCTGGGGATGCTGGCTGACCACAGCTGGGGTGTCGTCGTGCTGTGGCTCGGCGTGCTCGGCTTCGTCGGACTCACCTTGTGGCAGATCGCCGACGCACTCCTCGGCCGCCACGGAGGCGACGCCAAGGAGGTCGCCGGGGCCCGGATCAAGGCAGCGTCCAAGGCGGTGGTCTACGCGGCGCTCGCCTACACGACCTTCGCCTTCGCCCACGGCGCCGGGAAGTCCAGCAGCAAGCAGACGAAGGACTTCACGCACTCCCTGCTGTCCCACAGCGGCGGACGCGTCCTGGTCGTCGTCATCGGCCTGGTCGTGATCGGCGTCGGCGTCTACCACGTCTACAAGGGCTGGACCCGCGGCTTCCACAAGGACCTCGTGCAGCACCCCGGCACGACCGTCGAGTACCTCGGCGTCGCCGGCTACATCGCGAAGGGCATCGCGCTGGTCGTGGTGGGTGGACTGTTCTGCCTGGCCGGCTTCCAGAAGCAGGCGAGCGAGGCGACGGGCCTGGACGGGGCTCTGAAGACGTTGCGCGAGCAGCCGGCGGGTTCCTGGCTGCTCACCGTCGTGGCCCTCGGCCTGGCCGCCTACGGCCTCTACTCGTTCGCCCGGGCCCGGTACGCCAAGCTCTGACCCGGCCCGTCCCACAGCACCGACAGGGCTGTGGACGACGGCCACGCGATGTCGGCCGCCTCGCGTACGGTGCCTCAGGTGACCTCACCCTCCTTGACCGGCACCGACGGATCCATCGCGGACGACGCCCATCGCGTCCTGGCCACCTTGGTCGGGCGGCCGGACGTCGAGTTCCGGGACGGGCAGCTCGAGGCGATCACCGCGCTGGTCAGCCGACGCCAGCGGGTGCTCGTCGTTCAGCGGACCGGATGGGGCAAGTCGGCCGTCTACTTCGTCGCGACCGCCCTGCGACGGGCCCAGGGAGCCGGGCCGACCCTCATCGTCTCCCCGCTGCTCGCGCTCATGCGCGACCAGGTCGCCGCGGCGGCCCGCGCGGGCGTGCGAGCGGTCACCATGAACTCCGGCAACGCCGAGAGCTGGGGCGAGATCGCCGCGCAGCTCGCGGCCGACGAGGTCGACGTGCTCCTGGTGAGCCCCGAGCGGCTCAACAACCCGAGGTTCCGCGCCGAGCAGCTGCCCGACCTCGCGGCCCGCTGCGGGCTGCTGGTGGTCGACGAGGCGCACTGCATCAGCGACTGGGGCCACGACTTCCGCCCCGACTACCGCCGGATCAAGGACCTGCTGACCGGGCTGCCCGACGACACCCCGGTGCTGGCGACGACCGCAACGGCCAACGCGCGGGTCGTGCAGGACGTCGGCGAGCAGCTCGGGGCCGGCGGGCACGAGGTGCTCACGCTGCGCGGGCCCCTCGCCCGACAGAGCCTGCGGCTGGGCGTCCTCAGCCTGCCGACGGCACAGGACCGGCTGGCCTGGCTCGTCGCCCACGTGGACGAGCTGCCGGGCAGCGGGATCATCTACACGCTGACGGTCTCAGCAGCGGAGGACCTCGCGTCCCTGCTGCGCGCCAGCGGTCACGAGGTGCGCGCCTACACCGGGCGGACGGACCCCGCCGAGCGCATCGAGGCCGAGGACCTGTTGCGCCGCAACGAGGTCAAGGCCCTCGTGGCCACCAGCGCCCTCGGCATGGGATTCGACAAGCCGGACCTCGGCTTCGTCGTGCACGTGGGCGCACCCTCGTCCCCCATCGCCTACTACCAGCAGGTAGGTCGAGCCGGCCGCGCCACCGAGCGGGCTGACGTCCTGCTGCTGCCCGGGCGCGAGGACGGCGACATCTGGCGCTACTTCGCCAGCGCCTCCATGCCGCGCCGCGAGGACGCGGCGGCCGTGCTCGCCACCCTGCGGGCCAGCACCTCGGCCATGTCCACGGCGGCGCTCGAGACGGTCGTCGACGTCCGCCGCACCCGGCTCGAGCTGCTGCTCAAGGTCCTGGACGTCGACGGGGCCCTGACCCGCGTCTCCGGCGGCTGGACGTCGACCGGCGAGGACTGGTCCTACGACGAGGAGCGCTACGCCCGGGTGGATGCGGCCCGTCAGCGCGAGCAGCAGCTGATGCTGGACTACGAGGCGACGGCCGGTTGCCGGATGGCCTTCCTGCAGACCGCCTTGGACGACGACACCGCGGCGCCCTGCGGCCGGTGCGACCGGTGCGCCGGGGCGTGGTTCGACGCCGACGTACCCACAGGCGCCCGGGAGCAGGCCGACGGGCAGCTCGCTCGGGTCGGCGTCGAGATCGAGCCACGCGCGCAGTGGCCGAGCGGGATGGGGCGGCTCGGGGTCCAGGTCAGCGGTCGGATCGCCGCCGACGAACGCCCGCTGACCGGGCGGACCGTGGCCCGGCTGACCGACCTCGGCTGGGGGCAGCGGATCCGCAGCCTGCTCGACGGTCCGGATGCTCCGGCGCCGGAGGGGCTGCGCCAGGCGGTGGTGGCCGTCCTGCGGGACTGGGGCTGGCAGCGCCGTCCGGTCGCGGTGGTCTCGGTCCCGTCCCGTCGCCATCCCCAGCTGGTCGCGTCCGTCGCCGAGTTCGTCGGTGACCGCGGCCGGCTGCCCTATCTCGGTGCGCTCGAGCTGGTCGACGGCGGCCCGACCGGGGAGCCCGGCGGCAACAGCGCCTTCCGGCTGGCCGGCGTGTGGGACCGCATCAGCGTGCCAGCCGCGGTCGCCGACCAGCTGGCCGGGCTCGACGGCCCGGTTCTGCTCGTCGACGACCTCGTGGACTCGCGCTGGACGGCGACGATCTGTGCCCGCGCCCTGCGCCAGGCGGGCGCGGACGACGTCCTGCCGCTGGCGCTGGCCTCGGTCGGCTGAGCCGGCTAGCCGCAGGCCCCAGAGCCGATGCTGCTCAGCACCGCCTTGCGTACCGCGGCGCCCGAGCCCCCTGGGGGCGCCTGGATGCCGACTCCGTACCGCTGCGACCCCGCCGTGTACAACCACATCGAGTACGTGCTCGGAGCCGACGAGCCGGCCGCGGCCTTGGACGGACTGAGCGACCAGGACGGTGCGTCCGTCCCGTCGGCGAGCGCGACGGTGCCGTGCGTCGCGCGGCCGCTACCGGCCACCAGCCCGGTGTCCTTACCGAACCGGGCCACCAGCTGGTCCAGCACCTCACGGTCGCTGGCAGTCTCGTCCTCGGACCACGGGTAGACGGCGACGGTGCTCCATCGCGGGCTGCGGGGGGCGCGGTCGTACCGCAGGGCTGCCTGCGACTTCGGGCCCTGGACCGAGTCGCGGACGAAGCCGGCAGGCACGCTCAGGTGGACAGCCGCGGCGTCGGTGCCGGTCGTCGTGCACAGCGGGGAGGCCAGCGTCTCCAAGGGTTTCGCCGCCGCGGGAGCGGGATCGGTCCCGGCCGCTTTCGCGGCGTGGTCGGCGGCGCTGCAGGCCGCCAGGGTGGTGGGAAGCAGGAGTGCGAGGGCCAGGCACGTGAGCGCCCGGGCGCCAGCTGATGAGGACATGCGGCGCATTATGCCCGATTCCGGACACAGCGCGACAGCGTCGGAGACAGCCAGTCACGAAGCCCGGTGAGGCAGCCGTCAAGCGGCGGCGACGCGGGCAGCCTCGTGCGCCAGGACCAGAGCATCCGCATCAGCACACGCCACATCGGGCTGGACGCCGACGCCCTCCCAGTTGGTCCCGGAGACGGGGTTGACGCCGCGCCCGGTAGGGACGGTGACCTCGAGGTGCGGGTGGACGGTCCACCCCTCGTACGGCTGGGCTCCCCCACCGCTCGGCTCCCCCACGACGACGGCCCGACCCAGCTGCTGCAGGTCGTAGGCGAGCTCCTCGGCACCCGAGAAGGTGCGCCCGTCGATCAGGACGTAGACGGGCTTGGTCCCCCCGAAGCGCGCCCCCGGTACGTGCGGCAGCGTCCAGGACTGGTCGTCGCGCTCACGCCGTTCGCCGTCGCGCCAGTGCATCGTGTTCAGGTGGGTGCGCTCGTCGAGCAGGTAGCTGCAGATGAACGCCACCGTGTCCGGGTCCCCGCCGCCGTTGCCGCGCACGTCCAGGATCAGGGCGCTCGCGGGGGCGACGAGGGTGAGCGCGGCGGCCAGCGGCTGGGCGGCCCAGGCCAACGGGAACAGCGCCGGCGACAGCTTCAGCAGGGCCACCCCGCCATCGAGGAGCCGGACGAGCGGGACGCCACCCAGCGAGACGTCGAAGTCGCTGCGCATCCGGGACAGCGTGGCGGCGCCCTGCTCGGCGGGCACCGGCACGTGGTGGTGGCGCAGGCCGAGGTGGCCGTCCCCGTTGAGGGAGCGCAGGTCCTGCGTGACCAGATCAGCGAGCTGCTCGGCGTCGGCCCCGTCGTACCCGCCGTCGGCGAGCCGCTGACGCAGCAGCCGCGCCAGGTCCGCGCCGACGTCCGGGAAGACGTAGTGCTGGTCGACCAGGCGGGCGGACTCCTCGATGACCTCGGCGATGAGGGGCGGGCTGACCTGCTCCGTAACGGTGTTGGCGGGGCGGATGGTCGACGAGGTCATGCGAGAACTACAGCGCACCGACGGCTAAGTGTCAAGAATCCTGTACGCTTTGGACATGGACGACGAGCAGGTGGTGACGACACCCGCGCAGCACGCGGCACTAGGCCATCCCCTACGCCAACGGCTGCTGCTGGCGCTGGGGCAAGGACCCAGCACGATCAGCCGTCTCGCGGGCCAGCTGCAGGTCGGAAAGGGCAGCGTCGCGCACCACCTCAGGGTGCTGCGCGAGGCCGGCCTGGTGGTGGCGGCCGAACGCCGCCAGGTGCGCGGCGGCACCGAGCAGTACTACCAGCGCACGACCCGTCGCCTGGTCAGCGCGGACCCCCAGCCCTCGCACACCGCCGCCGTGCTCAACGCAGTCGCGACCGACATCGCCGCGTCGCCGGTCGAGACGACCTTGCAGCTGCGCCAGGTGCGACTGTCCGCCAAGCAGGCCCACCGGCTCACCGAGCTGCTGACCCGGCTCGTCGACAAGGTGGAGGAGGCTGACACCGACGAGCCGGTGCACGGCGTGCTCGTCGCGGTCTACCAGAAGGCCGACGAGCCCCGGGACCCGTCCTCCTGAGTCGAACGACCAGGTCAGCCGGACCGGGGGCGGCCACGACGACGCGCGATGGCCTCGCGCATGGGCGGGACGACGACCCCGGCCCGGGCCAGCCGGGCCCGCACCTTGCGACGGGTCACCAGGATGCCCGTCACCCCGATCGCCCAGATCACGTACTGCACGCACCAGGCGAGCTTGAACGAGTCCAGGTCGTACGTCGCGGCGCGACCGACCCCGCCACCGTCCGAGACCGCATCGAGCACCACGCCGACACCCAGGATGGTCACCAGGGATGCGACGAACCCCCCGATGTTCACGATGCCCGTCGCACTGCCCAGCCGAGCCCGGGGGTTGAAGGTGCGGGCGAAGTCGAAGCCGATCATCGAGCCCGGGCCACCGATCGCGAGGGCCCCGACGAGCATCAGCAGCAGCCAGAGCGGCGCCCGACCGGGCCAGGCCAGCACGGCCGTCCAGGCCAGCACGGTCACCGCGACGATGCCGAGCACCAGCCACGACCGGCGCAGCGGGTGCCTGGCCACCAGCCGGCCGAAGATCGGGCCCGCCGCCATGGCCGCCAGCACGAACACGGTCATCAGGGCACTGGCCGCGCGCGGGGACTGCCCCTCGCCGGACACGAGGAACGGGAAGCCCCAGAGCAGCGCGAACACGGTGCCGGAGAACTGGGTCGTGAAGTGGGTGAACAGGCCCAGCCGGGTCCCCGGGTGCATGAACGCGGCCGCCAGCTGCCGACCCACCTCGCGCATCGTGGGCGAGCGACGTAGCGGGCCGTGACCAGGTGGGGTGTCGCGGACGAACACGAACGCCAGCACGGTGACGAACAGACCCGCCGCTGCCGCCACCAGGTAGGTCGGCGTCCAGCCCGGCCCGTGCAGCAGCGCCACCAGCGGGATGGCGCTCAGGATCTGCCCGAGCTGGCCGGTGAGTCCGGTCAGCTGGGTCATCAGCGGGTTCAGCCGGGCCGGGAACCAGGCGACCACCAGCCGCAGCACGCAGACGAAGGTCATGGCGTCGCCGGCGCCGACCAGCACCCGCGCGGTGATCGCGCCGGGCATCGTCGTGGACACGGCGAGCAGCGCCTGCCCGAGCGACATGACCAGGCCGCCCACCACGATCAGCCGCTTGGAGCCGAAGCGGTCCAGGGCCACCCCGACCGGGATCTGCAGGCTGGCGTACACCAGCAGCTGCAGCACCGCGAACGTCGCGAGCGCACTCGCCGAGGCGTCGAAGCGCTCCGCCGCGGAGATCCCGGCGACGCCGAGCGACGTCCGCTGCAGCACCGCGATGACGTAGGCCGACAGCCCCGCGCCCCAGACCAGGAACGCCCCTCGAGGGATGCGGGCTTCGGTCGGAGGAGAGCTCACGCAGGCATTCTCCCGCTCTCCCCCGATGCCGCCGAGCCAGGTTCAGCCCGTGGACTCAGCCGGGCTTCAGCTGACCCGCTCCACCACGTGGCCACGCGCGGCCTGACGGGCGAGGTAGGTGTCGCGCTTGTCCTCGAACCGCGCGGCGGCGGCCTCGAGCTGGTCGAGCAGGTCCGCGAGCTCGGTGCGCGCCTGCTCACCCTCGGCGCTCAGGCCCTCGCGGTCCCACACCTTCCAGGTGCGCAGGACGGGCGCGAGCACCTCGTCCTTGTGGATGCGCAGGTCGTAGATGCCGGCCATGGCGATCTGGATGGATCGGCGGCCGAAGTCCTCGATGGTGTGGCCGGGCATCTGGAAGGTGGAGACCACGTCGCGCACCGCCTGGACGGTCTGGTCCGGTGCGATCTCGAAGGCCCCCGCCAGCAGGTTGCGGTAGAAGACCATGTGCAGGTTCTCGTCCTGGGCGATGCGCGCCAGCATCTGCTCGCAGTACGGGTCCTGGGTGTACTTGCCGGTGTTGCGGTGCGAGATGCGGGTGGCCAGCTCCTGGAAGGAGACGTAGGCGACCGAGCGCAGCATCTCGTCGTGGTCCTGCTCGAAGCCCTGGCCCATGTGGTTCATGCGCTCGCGCTCGAGCTGCTGCGGGTCGACGGCGCGGGTGACCAGCAGGTAGTCGCGCAGGGCGATGCCGTGGCGACCCTCTTCCGCCGTCCAGCGGTCCACCCAGGTGCCCCAGGCGCCGTCCCGGCCGAAGGTGTCCGAGATCTCGCGGTGGTAGCTCGGCAGGTTGTCCTCGGTGAGCAGGTTCACGATCAGCGCGGTGCGCGCCGTCGGGCTCATCTTGGATTGCTCCTGGGTCCAGGGCTCGCCCTCGAAGATCCCGTCGTAGTTGCGGCCCTCGCTCCACGGCACGTACTCGTGCGGGAACCACTCCTTCGCGGCACCCATGTGCCGCTCGAGCTCGCGCTCCACGACCGGCTCGAGCTCCTGGAGCAGCTGGAGCTGCGTGAGTTCCTTCATGGGGCACCACCCTACGTTGGCGTAACCTACGCTTCCGTAGGTTAGTGTGCCCGCTACCCGGGCGTAGGTCCAGCCCAACGTACTGCGACGCGCCGCTCGCAGGGGGAATTCACAGGACTCTCACGTGCCGGCTCGGTAGCGTCGCCCCCATGAGCGCCACGATCGTCGCCCGCGACCTCGCCGCCGGGCACGGTGCCCGAGCGCTGTTCAGCGGCCTGGACCTCGTGGTCGCTCCCGGCGACGTCGTCGGCCTCGTCGGTGCGAACGGCGCGGGCAAGTCCACGCTGCTCCGGCTCCTGTCCGGCATCGACAAGCCTGAGGACGGCCAGCTCTCGATCAGCCCGCCCGGCGCCCTGCCGGGCTACCTCCCCCAGGAGCTGGACCGACGTCCGGGCGAGTCCGTCCGCGACCTCGTGCACCGCCGCACCGGCGTCGCGGACGCCCAGCACCGCCTGCACGTCGCCACGCAGGCGCTCACCGAAGGGCTCGCCGGCGCGGACGACGAGTACGCCGAGGCACTCGAGGTCTGGTTGCACCTCGGCGGAGCCGACCTGGACGAGCGGGCCGAGCAGGTGGTGTCGGAGATCGGCCTCGGGGTCGGCCTGGACGCGCCGACGGCGAGCCTGTCCGGCGGCGAGGCCGCCCGGGCCGGGCTGGCGTGCCTCCTGCTGTCCCGGTACGACGCGTACCTGCTGGACGAGCCGACCAACGACCTCGACCTGGCCGGCCTGGCTCAGCTCGAGCAGTTCGTCCGCTCGGTGCGCGCGCCCGTCGTCGTGGTCAGCCACGACCGCGAGTTCCTGTCCCGCACCGTGAACCAGGTGGTCGAGCTGGACCTGGCGCAACAGCAGGTCGGCGTCTACGGCGGCAGCTACGACGACTACCTGCGCGAGCGCGAGATCGCCCGGCATCACGCGCGCGAGGCCTTCGAGCAGTTCGACCAGACCCGCGGCCGGCTCGCCGACCGGGCGCGGATGCAGCGGGCCTGGGCCGACAAGGGCACCCGGAACGCGCTGCGCAAGGCGACCGACGGCGACAAGAACGTCATCCACCACAACCGCGAGACCGCGCAGAAGCAGGCCGCGAAGGCCAAGCAGACGGAC
This DNA window, taken from Angustibacter luteus, encodes the following:
- a CDS encoding DNA polymerase yields the protein MPADDAVTCLRQAGAQRGALVALVVHPDVGAALAFGDRSWSWPREDTAPQALAQRVEDELRPRWVWWSAAASLGRLRTSGLHLATCWDLAVAHRMLAGGQRDGPPDIWSLVHDLDPDSAPRTGQLDLLGTAAEPSPAGRAGPESSAGPESPVDSSGHLRAEWVDGGWGRTEARLRAWALLVLRVQTLQAGRLAERGRHPTVSGEPERAVHAESAAAMLCVELERDGLPIDVPQAEQLIDEAVGPRPADAHQAAALRRARDLEVMRHAPQSDGVSVDLRNPAQVRGLLAGIGIDVPDTRSWRLEPWREQHPLVEALLAWRKADRIGTTYGYTWLDRFVGPDARLRGPWQASDGAAGRMTAGAGLHNLPAELRPAVAAPAGHVLVRADLGQIEPRVLAAISGDPALTSATLEDDLYLPVAQRLRVERPIAKVAVLAAMYGQTSGTAGEALKGLDRAYPVAMQYLRRASDEGRAGRPVFTHGGRRVPMWGQLEGLAPDAQSSLAAARGRFARNAVVQGSAAELFKAWAVTVRAQARALNARVVLCLHDELLVECPTERADEAVALLHRTLDVVGAAWAPRSAVRFVADVRVVHRWSEAKE
- a CDS encoding patatin-like phospholipase family protein — protein: MSNPVHTAFVLGGGGVLGASEVGMLQALHEHGIRADLVVGTSIGAINGALHAAHPQDSATLARLWQSMAGSAVFGRGAAQRIRHVARTQIALHGNEALRALLDSQLRGRTFADLAIPFECCAASIERAAEHWFDEGPLVDAILASSAVPGLFPPVQIGGEHFLDGGLVNSIPIGRAIQRGAQQVFVLQVGRVERPLSPPTRPWDVATVSFEIARRHRFARDLAEVPDGVNVHVLPSGDAETPLASVRYRSTAAVPRRIEQARQATADFLAALADEPRD
- a CDS encoding 1-acyl-sn-glycerol-3-phosphate acyltransferase; this translates as MVLLALVAVTAAPVWLILLTAVSPLVPWGRWRLLRVGWLVLLHLLLEAGILLALFVLWVLSGFGWWMRRPAFERTHYDIVQFYLNVLFREARRVLGVHVEVEGPAPSSYEGRPLLVFCRHAGPGDSFLLIHALVNWYDREPRIVLKDTLQWDPAIDVLLGRLPTRFIRPKRGDGDALVRQIGDLATGLDHDDAFVIFPEGGNFTRRRQARAIARLREKGLIDAAERAQRLRHVLPPHPGGVSAALRAAPDADVVWVAHTGTDHLMSVADVWRALPLDQTIRMRWWQVPADEVPESDADRLVWLQDWWVRIDDWIDEHRTVPVPEA
- a CDS encoding DUF1206 domain-containing protein; its protein translation is MTSQGLSGQASDTARRAANSKWLERTARIGFVVSGLLHLLIAWIALQIAWTNAKARADQSGALGMLADHSWGVVVLWLGVLGFVGLTLWQIADALLGRHGGDAKEVAGARIKAASKAVVYAALAYTTFAFAHGAGKSSSKQTKDFTHSLLSHSGGRVLVVVIGLVVIGVGVYHVYKGWTRGFHKDLVQHPGTTVEYLGVAGYIAKGIALVVVGGLFCLAGFQKQASEATGLDGALKTLREQPAGSWLLTVVALGLAAYGLYSFARARYAKL
- a CDS encoding RecQ family ATP-dependent DNA helicase, with amino-acid sequence MSAASRTVPQVTSPSLTGTDGSIADDAHRVLATLVGRPDVEFRDGQLEAITALVSRRQRVLVVQRTGWGKSAVYFVATALRRAQGAGPTLIVSPLLALMRDQVAAAARAGVRAVTMNSGNAESWGEIAAQLAADEVDVLLVSPERLNNPRFRAEQLPDLAARCGLLVVDEAHCISDWGHDFRPDYRRIKDLLTGLPDDTPVLATTATANARVVQDVGEQLGAGGHEVLTLRGPLARQSLRLGVLSLPTAQDRLAWLVAHVDELPGSGIIYTLTVSAAEDLASLLRASGHEVRAYTGRTDPAERIEAEDLLRRNEVKALVATSALGMGFDKPDLGFVVHVGAPSSPIAYYQQVGRAGRATERADVLLLPGREDGDIWRYFASASMPRREDAAAVLATLRASTSAMSTAALETVVDVRRTRLELLLKVLDVDGALTRVSGGWTSTGEDWSYDEERYARVDAARQREQQLMLDYEATAGCRMAFLQTALDDDTAAPCGRCDRCAGAWFDADVPTGAREQADGQLARVGVEIEPRAQWPSGMGRLGVQVSGRIAADERPLTGRTVARLTDLGWGQRIRSLLDGPDAPAPEGLRQAVVAVLRDWGWQRRPVAVVSVPSRRHPQLVASVAEFVGDRGRLPYLGALELVDGGPTGEPGGNSAFRLAGVWDRISVPAAVADQLAGLDGPVLLVDDLVDSRWTATICARALRQAGADDVLPLALASVG
- a CDS encoding S41 family peptidase, producing MTSSTIRPANTVTEQVSPPLIAEVIEESARLVDQHYVFPDVGADLARLLRQRLADGGYDGADAEQLADLVTQDLRSLNGDGHLGLRHHHVPVPAEQGAATLSRMRSDFDVSLGGVPLVRLLDGGVALLKLSPALFPLAWAAQPLAAALTLVAPASALILDVRGNGGGDPDTVAFICSYLLDERTHLNTMHWRDGERRERDDQSWTLPHVPGARFGGTKPVYVLIDGRTFSGAEELAYDLQQLGRAVVVGEPSGGGAQPYEGWTVHPHLEVTVPTGRGVNPVSGTNWEGVGVQPDVACADADALVLAHEAARVAAA
- a CDS encoding winged helix-turn-helix domain-containing protein — encoded protein: MDDEQVVTTPAQHAALGHPLRQRLLLALGQGPSTISRLAGQLQVGKGSVAHHLRVLREAGLVVAAERRQVRGGTEQYYQRTTRRLVSADPQPSHTAAVLNAVATDIAASPVETTLQLRQVRLSAKQAHRLTELLTRLVDKVEEADTDEPVHGVLVAVYQKADEPRDPSS